The following coding sequences lie in one Aspergillus puulaauensis MK2 DNA, chromosome 3, nearly complete sequence genomic window:
- a CDS encoding zinc-binding alcohol dehydrogenase family protein (COG:C;~EggNog:ENOG410PYST;~InterPro:IPR036291,IPR014182,IPR011032,IPR020843;~PFAM:PF00107,PF13602;~go_function: GO:0008270 - zinc ion binding [Evidence IEA];~go_function: GO:0016491 - oxidoreductase activity [Evidence IEA]), translated as MMKAVVVEKYGPVENLVPRTVPDPGEPKGRDLLIQVEACSVNPIDVKVRAGKYDDYPDYYARVPGQYQICGYDGAGTVLKTGLGCSLFHAGEEVFYSGSPVRHGSNAEFQLVDERSVGHKPRSLDMGQAAAMPLTYVTAYQALVEQLKIEKGERAAVFIINGAGGVGAVASQIARWVLELPVVITTASREESVQFTKRMGATHILNHREDLIRQVQDLKLDVPVKYIFITHTTDEYMDTCARICAPFGKVCSIVQGQARMYGTEFMAKSLSFIWCLIGTNPVYGVDVDSHHRILEELRELLDSGKIQCHLTKRLGLTLDGIREAHRATEKGGNIGKTVLTRGDAGGAELFV; from the exons ATGATGAaagccgtcgtcgtcgaaaaGTACGGACCAGTTGAAAATCTCGTACCCCGAACAGTCCCCGATCCAGGGGAACCAAAGGGTCGCGATTTGTTAATACA GGTAGAGGCCTGCTCGGTGAACCCCATCGACGTCAAAGTCCGCGCTGGCAAATACGATGACTATCCAG ACTACTACGCCCGCGTCCCCGGGCAGTACCAAATCTGCGGCTACGACGGCGCAGGCACCGTCCTCAAAACCGGCCTCGGGTGCTCCCTCTTCCAcgcaggcgaggaagtcTTCTACTCCGGCAGCCCGGTACGCCACGGCTCAAACGCCGAGTTCCAGCTCGTAGATGAGCGCTCTGTCGGGCATAAACCGCGATCGCTAGATATGGGGCAGGCGGCTGCGATGCCGCTGACGTATGTCACTGCGTACCAGGCGCTTGTGGAGCAATTGAAGATTGAGAAGGGGGAGAGGGCGGCTGTGTTTATTATTAAcggcgctggtggtgttggggcTGTGGCGAGCCAGATTGCGAGATGGGTTCTGGAGTTGCCGGTTGTTATTACGACTGCGTCGAGGGAGGAGAGTGTGCAGTTTACGAAGAGGATGGGGGCGACGCATATTTTGAATCATAGGGAGGATTTGATAAGGCAGGTGCAGGATTTGAAGCTGGATGTTCCGGTTAA GTATATATTTATCACGCATACGACAGACGAGTATATGGATACGTGCGCTAGGATCTGTGCGCCGTTCGGTAAAGTATGCTCCATCGTGCAAGGGCAAGCCAGGATGTATGGGACGGAGTTCATGGCCAAGTCTCTGTCTTTTATATGGTGTCTTATTGGTACCAACCCGGTCTATGGAGTGGATGTAGACTCCCACCATCGTatcctggaggagctgcgTGAACTACTGGACTCGGGGAAGATACAATGCCATTTGACCAAGCGACTGGGCTTGACACTAGATGGTATTCGTGAAGCACATCGAGCGACGGAGAAAGGGGGGAATATTGGGAAAACTGTTCTTACGCGTGGTGATGCAGGTGGTGCTGAGCTGTTTGTATAG
- a CDS encoding uncharacterized protein (COG:S;~EggNog:ENOG410Q2QZ;~InterPro:IPR000073,IPR029058,IPR000639;~MEROPS:MER0003280;~PFAM:PF12697,PF12146;~TransMembrane:2 (o31-55i124-147o);~go_function: GO:0003824 - catalytic activity [Evidence IEA]), with amino-acid sequence MTWTQTESPALNFSLEREPPENSEILYSIRWLWGSVAQLVAFVQALHKVLGIFLFPSKDRLRAVCLLVPTYVLQDLSRIFATIRKSAYSLILRWNGFIEDTQNCTRQRWLAFLWRAVQAIYESISAFLLSFTMCRFYAVCILLPVYISQQLYRRLPTIPRNFRCLISRWNKLIGDTEAYRRQGSVQAQLQLEGKYIFPETEVIRVNLSGKMWINGISWHDNVEEFVVCGARARYIHLRPTANGAANGSHSRKRPIVFLHGNRGWSYMWRKVMAKLLLEGHELFALDWLGHGLSDKPVQRDAMTFELHIRTLTAFVNHVELDNAILVAHHWGGCVALSAIPSLPSSSISGLFLINSFIPPRPREISIHCHLLHAVWFLLTAVLDGYASQSSIARFISPHISERDVECYEAPYQDLPAATRSSAERFSRHAPGIPHFILRKLRETQGWKLCEGILGPRNFSDLNALALLSERDDFVRSYWQSKREEDLDEGMGSKLKTAIAFGARDPLLKDYKDVLVRVVGKNNMVDWAPDGIWLPNAGHYPMEDSPDDIAQLIARLC; translated from the exons ATGACCTGGACGCAAACCGAGTCGCCAGCCCTAAACTTCAGTTTAGAAAGAGAACCGCCTGAAAACTCGGAAATCCTCTATTCTATCCGATGGCTGTGGGGCTCCGTTGCACAGCTCGTTGCATTTGTACAAGCGTTACACAAAGTCCTAGGCATATTCCTGTTTCCTTCTAAAGATCGCCTCCGTGCGGTCTGTTTGCTTGTCCCGACCTATGTTCTACAAGACCTCTCTCGCATCTTCGCAACTATTCGCAAAAGCGCCTATTCCCTCATTCTGCGATGGAACGGGTTCATCGAAGATACTCAGAACTGCACAAGACAGCGATGGCTCGCTTTCTTATGGAGAGCCGTCCAGGCAATATACGAGTCCATAAGCGCTTTTCTCCTATCTTTTACTATGTGTCGATTCTACGCAGTCTGCATCCTCCTTCCTGTCTATATTTCGCAGCAGCTTTATCGTCGTCTGCCAACAATTCCTCGAAACTTCCGCTGCCTTATCTCCCGGTGGAATAAGCTCATCGGCGATACAGAAGCATACAGACGGCAGGGCTCGGTGCAGGCTCAACTCCAGCTGGAAGGGAAATATATTTTCCCTGAAACTGAGGTCATTCGAGTCAATCTGTCTGGGAAAATGTGGATAAATGGGATCTCGTGGCACGACAATGTTGAAGAGTTTGTTGTCTGTGGGGCAAGAGCCAGATACATTCATCTACGGCCGACTGCGAACGGTGCTGCGAATGGCAGCCATTCGAGGAAAAGGCCCATCGTATTTCTACACGGGAATAGGGGTTGGAGCTATATGTGGAGAAAG GTTATGGCCAAACTTCTCCTAGAAGGGCACGAGCTTTTTGCTCTCGATTGGCTCGGCCATGGACTGAGTGACAAGCCTGTCCAACGGGATGCTATGACATTCGAGCTGCATATTCGGACATTGACTGCCTTTGTCAACCATGTCGAGCTTGATAATGCTATCTTGGTAGCGCACCACTGGGGCGG ATGCGTGGCTCTGTCAGCCATCCCTTCCCTCCCCTCATCGTCAATCAGCGGCCTTTTCCTGATCAATTCCTTCATACCCCCACGCCCTCGCGAGATCAGCATCCACTGTCACCTTCTCCACGCAGTCTGGTTCCTGCTAACCGCAGTCCTCGACGGCTATGCATCCCAATCCAGCATTGCGCGCTTCATATCTCCACATATCTCGGAGCGGGATGTCGAATGCTACGAGGCTCCCTACCAGGATCTGCCTGCAgcaaccagatccagcgccGAGCGCTTTTCCCGCCATGCCCCTGGCATACCACACTTTATTTTAAGAAAACTTCGCGAAACACAAGGGTGGAAGTTATGTGAAGGCATCCTCGGTCCTAGGAATTTCAGCGACTTGAACGCGCTGGCACTTTTGTCTGAAAGGGATGACTTTGTCAGATCCTACTGGCAAAGCAAGCGcgaggaggatctggatgagGGCATGGGGAGCAAGTTGAAAACGGCCATTGCCTTCGGTGCGCGAGATCCATTGTTGAAGGATTATAAGGATGTTCTGGTGCGTGTTGTTGGTAAGAATAATATGGTTGATTGGGCGCCAGACGGGATCTGGCTCCCTAATGCTGGGCACTATCCTATGGAGGATAGCCCGGATGATATTGCACAGTTGATAGCCAGGCTGTGTTGA